In a single window of the Littorina saxatilis isolate snail1 linkage group LG3, US_GU_Lsax_2.0, whole genome shotgun sequence genome:
- the LOC138961065 gene encoding uncharacterized protein, producing the protein MKSVLLAKNLNYSMLTWEDRESQSDSNSLQTDSSSESEADVVTDGCGSPRMQRRRRQKVFRAEKVERSITFRTLDELLYNDNLPESNKLVEVTSNIWGTKFQITGVASYLPSILGNVVYKTSLLHLQPRQMTINLQEIGYSNPQHLARDPNFTPAGVSDDDDDSSLRAAVFLDASGPGEGDAAELAKCIVPSNFQADNWSDIGSSQVCCVDVQTPNNATVTPVHSSPTSAATTINNNNNSNVHDLDTASVFVNSSTDNGHNSNSVGCSVGYAGVGGLSGKLNQAGSIRSKSLSPVQDSSTQTSTLAFNGEVDLLTNNHTKDIYASQGARPKVRKASQAKRPSSVKTLPSPTHNSTSYANGSISTASPTTTTIVTTSTSKSSSTSPSVIAAEPTDSVAVQAALTCSPVSPEPEVAGILKRLSSGGGESGPRWADPASHTIKFVDEEVSDSSELPFENNLVADCSISTPSSVVLERRLYLAQNMADGDVGTSQSEESLSSSGDVKPPRVRLESIGVGSDSVDVSPLEEMRIEPCVFDSLPVISTSRELGLPGSSFLSNGIGGSSDIEIVHSASLPSSPIHGACKSETPTRKAREEAMKGKCRHLSPVFKRKGKHGVGGGAGGVEGVEEDLVLTVMEEFKGGQTFHNLETFQKAQLKHKLRRAQGSCKEFFVMHNKAPLWNENSQVYQLDFGGRVTQESAKNFQIELQGKQVMQFGRIDSNAYTLDFQYPFTALQAFAVALANVTQRLK; encoded by the exons ATGAAGTCGGTTCTGCTTGCTAAGAACTTGAACTACAGCATGCTGACATGGGAGGACCGAGAAA GTCAGAGTGACTCCAACTCCCTTCAGACAGACAGCAGCTCGGAGTCGGAAGCCGATGTGGTAACAGACGGGTGCGGGTCACCGAGAATGCAACGACGCAGACGACAAAAAGTATTCCGCGCCGAGAAGGTTGAACGTAGCATCACCTTCCGAACTCTGGATGAACTGCTCTACAATGACAATTTGCCCGAG AGCAACAAGCTCGTGGAGGTGACCTCCAACATCTGGGGCACCAAGTTCCAGATCACAGGCGTGGCTTCATACCTTCCCAGTATATTGGGCAACGTGGTTTACAAGACCAGTCTGCTGCATCTCCAGCCACGCCAGATGACCATCAACCTGCAGGAGATCGGCTACAGCAACCCCCAGCATCTCGCCCGCGACCCCAACTTCACTCCTGCTGGCGTcagtgatgacgatgacgacagCTCTT TAAGAGCTGCTGTGTTTCTTGATGCATCAGGGCCAGGGGAGGGAGATGCAGCAGAACTTGCCAAGTGCATTGTTCCCAGCAACTTCCAGGCAGACAACTGGAGCGACATCGGCTCCTCCCAGGTGTGCTGTGTGGACGTACAGACCCCAAATAATGCCACCGTCACACCTGTACATTCCTCTCCCACCTCCGCTgccaccaccatcaacaacaacaacaacagtaacgtTCATGACCTGGACACGGCCAGCGTCTTCGTCAACAGCAGCACTGACAATGGACACAACAGTAACAGTGTGGGTTGCAGTGTTGGCTATGCTGGGGTGGGTGGTCTGTCAGGTAAACTGAACCAAGCTGGTAGCATCAGGTCCAAGTCGTTATCACCGGTGCAGGACAGCAGCACCCAGACGTCCACTCTGGCCTTTAACGGCGAGGTGGACCTGCTGACCAACAACCACACCAAGGACATCTACGCCTCTCAGGGAGCGCGGCCCAAGGTGCGCAAAGCCTCGCAGGCCAAAAGACCGTCTTCGGTCAAAACGCTGCCCAGCCCCACCCACAACAGTACCTCTTATGCAAATGGAAGTATATCCACAGCCTCACCTACCACGACCACCATCGTCACAACATCCACATCCAAATCATCGTCAACGTCACCCTCAGTGATTGCTGCAGAACCAACAGACAGTGTGGCCGTGCAGGCAGCTTTGACATGCTCTCCGGTCAGTCCTGAGCCTGAAGTTGCAGGCATTTTAAAACGACTGTCCAGTGGGGGAGGCGAAAGCGGTCCTCGGTGGGCTGACCCTGCCTCCCACACCATCAAATTCGTGGACGAAGAAGTGTCGGACTCTTCGGAGCTTCCCTTCGAAAACAACCTGGTGGCGGACTGCAGTATATCTACGCCGTCCAGTGTAGTGTTAGAACGCCGGTTGTATCTGGCTCAGAACATGGCTGACGGGGACGTGGGGACGAGCCAGAGTGAAgagtcgttgtcgtcgtcgggTGACGTCAAACCTCCCAGGGTAAGACTAGAAAGCATAGGGGTAGGGTCTGACAGTGTCGATGTCAGTCCGCTAGAAGAGATGCGGATAGAACCGTGTGTGTTCGATTCTTTACCCGTAATATCCACTTCCAGGGAGCTCGGTCTCCCGGGCTCCAGCTTTTTATCTAACGGTATTGGAGGCAGCAGTGACATCGAGATTGTCCACAGTGCGTCTCTGCCCTCCTCTCCTATACACGGAGCCTGCAAGTCTGAGACTCCCACCCGCAAAGCTCGAGAAGAGGCCATGAAAGGAAAGTGCAGACATCTGAGTCCTGTGTTTAAGAGAAAGGGTAAGCACGGAgtaggaggaggagcaggaggagttGAGGGTGTGGAGGAGGACCTAGTGCTGACTGTGATGGAAGAGTTCAAGGGGGGGCAGACCTTCCACAACTTGGAGACCTTCCAGAAAGCTCAACTCAAACACAAG TTGCGTCGGGCCCAGGGATCGTGCAAGGAGTTCTTTGTGATGCACAACAAGGCGCCACTGTGGAACGAGAACAGTCAGGTGTACCAGCTGGACTTCGGAGGTCGCGTCACTCAAGAATCAGCCAAAAACTTCCAGATTGAGTTGCAGGGAAAGCAG GTGATGCAGTTTGGCAGAATTGACAGCAACGCTTACACACTGGATTTTCAGTATCCCTTCACGGCTCTGCAAGCATTTGCTGTGGCACTTGCCAATGTCACCCAACGATTAAAGTAA